TAATCTTTGAAAACTAAATAAATTGGTTAAATTATCAAAAAGTAATTTAAATTCCTTAATTCCCGTTTCTAATTCCTCATCTTCGGGACGCATGGGAATTAAACCTTTTTTCTCTAATTTCCAGTGGGGGAATTTGTGCTGCAAGTAGCGTTCCGACATTTCTTTTAACGCTTGCAGTGTAGTTAAAACTGTTGATTTAGCTGCTACAGTGGCACTATCCCAATTAACACGCGGATTTCTACCTGATATATCTTTTAGTAAAGGATGGGTAACGGCAACTTTTCGGGCAACAATCGAAAAGCCATCATCTTCATCTAATTGCGCTAATTGACCTTTACTTAAAGGTACTGCCATTAAGTTAACGTGGACGAAAATAGACCGCACTCGTCGTCTTGCTTCTTCGTAATTTTCCCCAGGAACGACGGCAGAAATAAATTCAATTCCAATTTTTTCTTTAGCTAAGTTTTGGAGATAACTAGCTTCTATTTGATATTCTTGTCTGAGGTCATCAATGGTAATTACTGCCCCTGAAGGTTTTTTATCTTTTTTATAACGGGGAAGTTTCCCTGTTTGAATTAACTCCATTAAACCTTGTACGCCCATTAATCGGTGTTGTCCGTCTAAGGCAAAAATCGTCACATCTGTGGAAACGTCTAATAAACCGACATTGCCATCTTTATCTAATGGGGTAAATTCAGTAGCAGGTTGTAAGGCGCGTTGGTTAGCATCCCACTGGTTAGCTTTGGGGTTGTCTACCCAAGGTTGGTTAATTACAACCAGTACGGGTGGGAATTTATGATTTTTTCTGGCTGCTAAATATTGCGCTAAGGATGCTTGGCGCGACCAATCTAAGGGACGTTGTTGAATTTCTTCGATACTTTCGGCATCAATTTCCACATTTTTTGTGTCGGGATTAAATTTCTGCCGTAATAAGGGGAGTTGGGAGGCATAACGCACGCGACGGGCAAACCATTCTAAGGTTGCGGAACCAATATATGCCTCGCTTCCGCCCATTTCGATTTTTTGAACTAATATTTGGTCGTTTCTGGCTAAATATCTATCTAATAGTAGGGCTAACGCCTGTTTTTCTTGGTTTTCTCGTTCTAATATTTGGCTGGCGATGTCTGATGCGGGGTTGTTCATGGGTGGTTGTTGCTGATAGTTATGGTGATTTTATCAAAAAAATAAATTATTTTTTTGAAAGTATGTTAGTTTTTAAAAACTTATTGTGTATACTGGATGTATGGGTTTAGTTTAATTTGCTTATCATATAAAATTAGATTTGTCAACAAAGATGTATTTAACCGCAGATAAACGCAGATAAACGCAGATGAAATACTAAATTTATCGACTTACGCTGTAGGTCTGTTTCATTGTTTGGACATTTGGGAGTTGATGAGGAATATTAGTCGGGCAAAGAATTTATGCTTAGTACGTCTTTTGAGTATGTTTTACCTGTGATTCGGGGTATCCAGGCGGGACGAGAATATTATGTTTCTATGTGTCCGGTGCGACTGTTGCCGAAATTGTTGCCGTTGGATGATAGGGAAGTTCCAGCAGAATTGAGGACGCATCGCTTAGTTAACCGCAACCGCATTCCAGAAATTACTGCATATATTTTAAATAATCCCAAAAATTATACTTTTTCAGCTATTACAGCATCTATTGATGCCGATATTAAATTTGAACCGATTGGCACTGAGGCGGAGGGGCGGAAAATTGGGCGTTTGCGTGTGCCGATGGATGCTAAGTTTACTATTAATGATGGCAATCATCGACGCGCCGCGTTTGAATTGGCGTTGAAAGAAAATCCCGATTTAGGGTTTGAAACGATCGCACTTATCTTATTTTTAGATATTGGTCTTGAGCATTCACAACAAATTTTTACTGACCTTAACCGCTATGCAGTTGATCCTGATACATCGCTGAATATCCTTTACGATCATCGAAATCAAACTGCAAATTTGACGAGGGCAGTGATTAAAAAAGTCCCTGTTTTTAGAAACCTTACGGATACTGAACGTAGTACGCTGTCAAGTCGATCTGGTAAGCTATTCACTCTCAGCAGTATTTATAATGCTACTTCTGCCTTGTTAGTTAATAGTCAGGAGATTGAATTACAGCAGCAAGTTGAGTTAGCTGTCAGTTATTGGAATGCGGTTAGCAGTTATATTCCAGACTGGGAGTTAGTGTTGCAAAAACAAGTGAGTGCAAGTGAGATTCGGCAAGATTATCTGCATTGTCATAGTGTGGCGCTGGCAGCTTTGGGGGAAGTTGGGGGGAAATTGCGATCGCATTACCCTGAGAATTGGGAGTTACGGTTAGCAGGTTTGCGACAAATTGATTGGTCGAGGTCTAATCCTGATTGGCAGGGGCATATTTTGTCTAGTGGTGGAATTTCTAAGTCTCGCAGTAGTGTGAGTTGGATGTGTGGCTATATTAAGAAATTTGTGGATTTGCCACTATCAGTAAAATAGGAAAACTTATAGGCTTTTCAGTTATTAGGAAGTAAAAAATGAGTTTAGGGCAACAGCAAGAAAATAAAGATTTAGCCTACTACAGCTATTGTTTTTCTAAATTGAATGTTTACAAAAATAATAAAAAAGGTGGTGTAGCTCTTAATCAACCTATTCTGCTACTATGTGTAATTGATTTAATTAGTCAAGGTTTTATACAAGACAAATATATTTATCACTCTGAAAAATTAATTACTCATTTCAATACTTACTGGAACCTGCTTGTTAATCAACCTTTAAAACAACACTCATTTCCTCTTCCCTTTTGGCATCTCAAAAACGCAGAAGGTAAATTTTGGCATCTCCACTACACTTCTGAAGATAGGGATCGTCCTCAAACAATAGATAAGTTGAGAGAGGTAGTTGATTATGCGTATATAGATGAGGAGTTATTTGTTTTATTGCAAGATAAAGATGCAAGGCAAGAATTAATTGACGTACTAATATCTATTTGGTTTTCCGCTAAAGATCAACAAATAGATGAAGTTTTAAAAATTAACCAAGATTTTTCAACTACCGAAGATGATGATTTACAAATCACTTCAAATTCATCTAGTTTAGATAATAAACCAAGATTTTATCTAAAAAAAGCAGTTGTTAGAGATGCGTTTTTCCGTAAAGCTATAGTTCATATCTATGATTATAGATGTGCTTTTTGTAGAATAAGAGTAACTAGATCACTTAGTCAAAGCATTGTAGACGGCGCACATATAAAGAAATTTTCCGAATTTTATGACAGTCGAGAAGATAATGGAATTTCACTCTGTAAAAATCACCATTGGGCATTCGATCAAGGGTGGTTTACTATAAATAATGATTATAAAATAATTGTTGCTAACGATTTGGAAGAAGAATCACCTCATAGTAAACCAATAAAAGCTTTTCACGGCGAAACTATATTACTACCCAATGCAGAAAAATATTTTCCCAGGATAGAAGCTATTGAGTGGCATCGTGAGATTGTATTCGGACGTAATAAAAAATGGAACATTTAGTAATGACAGAAATCCAACAACAAATCTCCCTATTTCCATCACGTAGTATTAACGAGTTAGTAGAAGATATAGAACTGCTAACTAAAGAAATTCAAGAGTTATATTGCCAGGACGAAATACCATTTGTAATTGGTTGGAGTGGTGGCAAAGATAGCACTTGCGTACTACAGCTAATTTGGAATGCGATCGCAGCCCTTCCAGTTGAAAAACGACATAAAACAATTCATGTTATTACAAATGATACTTTAGTAGAAAATCCCATTGTTTCCGCTTGGGTACGCAATTCTTTAGATCGAATGAAAGCTTCTGCCCAACAACAGAAAATGCCAATCGAAACCCATCTAACTCATCCAGCAGTTGAGGATACTTTTTGGGTCTGTTTAATAGGTAAAGGCTACCCCGCACCCAGAAATCGCTTTAGATGGTGTACAGAACGTTTAAAAATTAAACCTACTGACTCTTTCATACGTGCAGTAATTAGAGATAGTGGTGAAGTCATACTTGTTTTGGGTACTCGCAAAGCTGAGAGTACTAAACGGGCAGCAAATATGGCTAAACATAGCGAAGGACGAGTACGCGATCGCATTAATATTAATCCTAGTCGCCCTAACTCTGTAATTTATCTACCTATTGAAGATTGGAGAACTGATGAAGTTTGGCTGTATTTGATGCAATGGCAAAATCCTTGGGGAAATAACAATAAAGATTTATTCGTCATGTATCGAGGCGCAACAGCAGATAACGAATGTCCATTAGTTATTGATACCTCTACTCCTAGCTGTGGTGATTCCCGTTTTGGATGCTGGGTTTGTACTCTGGTTAATAAAGATAAATCAATGGAGGCAATGATTCAAAATGATGAAGAGAAAGAATGGATGCAGCCTCTATTAGATATCCGCAATGAATTAGATATTGAAAATGATAGAGATAGAAGAGACTTCCGCCGTATCTATGGAAAAGTTGAACTTTTTGTACGTGATGTTGATGGCGAAAGTTCAGTTTCAACGATTCCTGGTCCTTATTTGAAAAAATGGCGGGAACATTGGCTGAGAAAAGTCTTAGAAGCGCAAACCGAAGCCCGTCAGACTGCACCCGTAGAGATGCGTGATGTTACCCTAATTACTCTTGAAGAACTAAGTGAAATTAGACGCATTTGGTTAGAAGAAAAACACGAATTTGATGATAGCTTACCTCGTATTTACAAAGAAGCTACAGGCGAAGAATTCCAAGACACCCGCTTAGGTGCAGAGAGAAAACTAATAGGTACTGATGAGTGGGAAGTGCTAACAGAAATTTGTGATGACGATGTAATGCACTTAGAACTAATGGCAAGATTGTTAGATACAGAACGCCAGCATATCAAAACTCGGCGCGGTATCTACGATAACTTAGTAAGATGTTTTGAAACCAGTTCTAGAAATAGAGAAGAAGCAATTCAAAACGCCCATGATAAACGTGATTTAAAAGGTGCTGTTGCTCAAGGTGATGTTGATAAAGTGAAGCAACTAACTTGGGGAAGCATTAAGTTTGGTGAGCCAAATATTGATGAAATAGATGATTAGCAACAAATAAAACGAATAAACTCTTTATTACTTCAAACTCCTTCCTCCCCCCAATAACCCATCCGTTATTCCATCCCCCTAAAAATCCCTCCTCCCCCCGATAACCCATCCGTTGCCAGCCATGATTTTTATCCAACTTGTCCTGCAAAATTTTGGTCCCTACCTGGGTCGCCAAGAAATCAACCTGCGTCCCGAAACAAACAACGAAACACGCCCAATAATTCTCTTTGGCGGGATGAATGGCGGTGGTAAAACAACCTTGATGGATGCTATTCGCCTTGCACTTTATGGACAACGCGCCCAATGTTCCACACGGGGTAATTTAAGTTATCCAGACTTCCTTACTCAATGCGTCAACCGCAACACACCCCCCACAGAAAAGGCGCGAATAGAATTAGCTTTTGAAATTATTGAAGATGGCAAACCAAAAATATTAAGAATAGTTAGATATTGGACACCCGACCCTAAAGATGGCAAGGATGTATTAGGTATTTTAGAAAATGACGAATGGAAAGATCAAGCATTAACCAATACCTGGGATCAGTACATTGAAAACTTACTGCCTATAGGAATTTCTAGCTTATTTCTGTTTGACGGCGAACAAGTAAAAGAACTCGCCGAAATGGAAACTCCTCCCCCCGTTGTTGTCGAAGCAATTCAATCATTATTAGGCTTAGAATTATCGGAACGCTTATCAGCAGATTTAGATATTCTCGCTAGTCGCAAACGTAAAGAGTTAGCAACTACTAAGGAGTTAACCACCTTAGAAGAAATTGAACAAAAGCTTAAGCAGCACAATGAAGAGTTAGATGCTGCCAAACAAGAATTAAGTTCGTTAAATAATGAATTATATCAGGCTGATAGAAAACAGCGAGAAGCACAAGATAAGTTTTTATCTGAAGGCGGTAAAATTGCAAGCGATCGCAACCGCTTAGAAAAACAACAAAATTATTTTATTGAACAAAGAGAAAATGTCCGAGAAGTGATGCGAGAATTAGCTGCTGGTGCTTTACCTTTAGCTTTAATTTCCCCTATTCTTACCCAAGCTCAATTTCAAGCTGAAAAAGAAAGTCGCCAACAACAAGCCAAAATCGCGCAGGATATTTTAAAAGAGCGAGACAATAAATTATTAGATTATATCACAAAATTATCTTTAGATAATACAGAATTTGACAAAATCAAAAACTTTATTGCTTTAGAAAATCAACAGCTTGAGCAAGAGATAGCGGTAGATACTCAACCTTGGTTATTAGCAGATAAAGAAGAAATTAATCAATTAAATAACATCTTATATGCAATTAACACGGCTGAATTTAGAGCGAGTGAAAAACAAGCAGAACTAAAAAAACTGGAAATTGAGATAGATGCTTTAGAAAGACAGATAAATTCTGCTGCATCTCCCGAAGCTTATCAACAGTTAAAGGATGCGGTAATTACAACCCAAAACGAAGCTGCAAAAGTGAAGGCTGCACACGAAACAGTTAAGCGTCGCTGTGAGGAATTAAAAAGAGCGATCGCACAAATTAAAAAAGAGTTAGAAAGCTATGCAGATGAAAGCCTAAAATCGGCAAACAACCAACATATAATTAATTCTATAGCCAAAGTAAAAGACACACTCAAGCTATTTAAAGAAAAATTAACTCTCAAAAAACTGAATAAATTAGAAATGGAAGTAACCGAATGCTTCCGCTACTTATTGCACAAATCAGACTTAGTACATCGCGTTGCTATTGATACGAAAACATTTGCACTTTCTATCTACGATCCCAAAGGTCAACCAGTACCAAAACATCGCTTATCTGCGGGGGAAAAACAACTTTTAGCTATTGCCTTTTTATGGGGTTTAGCAAGGGTATCCGGGCGACATTTACCAGTTGCAATAGATACACCATTAGGACGTTTAGATTCATCGCATAGACAGAATTTAGTGGAGCGATATTTTCCTACTGCGAGTCATCAAGTAATTTTATTGTCTACAGATACGGAAATAGGAAAAGTGGAAGTGGAACAGTTAAGAGAAAATAGTGCGATCGCGCGGGAGTATTTGTTGAAGTATAATTCTTCGGAGCGTCAGACGGTGGTAGAATTAGGTTACTTTTGGTGAAGCAATAAATTGTTTTTTATCGCAGATGTCAGCAGATGGACGCAGATTACGCAGATGAATTGAATGAGATTACTAGGATGGTTATTGGTTGTGCGTTTAAGGTGTCGAATAATTTGGGATGTGGTTTTTTAGAGAAAGTTTATGAGAATTGCTTTAGCACATGAATTGCGTAAAGCTGGATTAGGTGTAAAACAACAATACCAAATTAAGGTTTACTACGATGGGATTGTAGTAGGTAACTATGAAGCTGATTTATTAGTTGAAAATTCCGTCATTCTAGAACTAAAAGCTGTCAAAAATCTTACAGATAGAGACGAAGCACAATGCGTCAGCTACCTCAAAGCTAGCAAACTCAAAATTGGCTTACTCATCAACTTCGGCAACCCCAAAGCAGAAATCAAGCGTATCGTCAACAAATTCTAAATTCCCACCGAAAATCATCATCTAACATCTGCGCCATCTGCGTCCATCTGCTGACATCTGCGATAAAAAAAACCTATGGAACCCCCTATCAACACCATCAAACTCTCCCAAACAGCCAAAGACCAACTAACCAAACTAAAACGCTTCACCAAAATCGACCAATGGAACATCCTTTGTCGCTGGGCATTTTGCCGTTCCCTCGCCGAACCCACCATCCCCTCCCCCGTCCCCATCATTACCGATAGCAACGTCGAAATGACCTGGCGCGTATTTGGCGGAGAATTAGCCGACATCTTAATCATCGCCCTTAAACAACGCTGTCACAACGACGGCTTAGGTACAGATAAAGAAACCCTCGCTACTCAATTCCGCCTCCACCTGCATCGCGGTATTGGCTATCTCGCTGGAGATCAAACTATTAAGAAAATTGAAGACTTAATCGACGTAGCTATCCATCCTCAACGTTGAACAATTAAAAAAAGATTATTTTATTCAGACTTCAGCATTTTTAACCTTAAATTATTACTATTGGTTAAAATGCTACCTAATTATGGTTGCTTCACTGCCAGAACCGCCAGAAATCGAACGGCATCGAGCAGCAATTGTTCGTACAGACATCTCGCGTCCCGTGCGGATGGCAATAGAAGCCGAAATCTTAACAGCAGATAAAACATTTTTTGACTACGGTTGCGGTCATGGTGGAGATATCGATCGCACCACAGAGAGAGGTTATACTAGCGCAGGTTGGGATCCTTACTATCGTCCTGACTCCCCTTTAATTCCATCAGATATAGTTAATCTCGGCTTTGTACTCAACGTTATTGAAGATTCAGAAGAACGTCGTGATAGTTTGTGCAAAGCTTGGGAATTAACACAGCAAGTATTAATAGTTGCTACCCAAGTTTTAGTACACGATCGCAACATCAAACAAACACCTTACAACGATGGCATTATTACCTGTCGCAATACCTTCCAAAAATATTACGACCAGGAAGAACTTAAACAATATATAGATGATGCCCTGGGCGTTGATGCCGTACCAGTCACCCTGGGGGTATATTTTGTTTTCCGTGATGAAAAAGCTAAAGAAAGTTTCCGCGCCTCGCGTTTCCGTTCCCGTCTTTATACGCCCAGAGTGCGTAGACCTGTTAAGAGGTTTGAAGAGTGTGAAGAACAACTGCAACCATTGATGGAATTTGTCAGCGATCGCGGACGCTTACCCGTCAAACATGAATTACCCGCAGAACCAGAATTAGTTGCAGAATTTGGTAGTATCAAGAGCGCATTTAAAGTAATTTTGCAAGCGACAAACGAAGAAGATTGGGATGTGATCGCATATCGTCGTTCTCTCGATATCCAAGTTTATCTTGCCCTGACTCAATTCAGTAAGCGCCCCAAATTAAAACAACTAGCACCCGAACTCCAACACGACATTAAAGCCTTTTTCGGCAACTATGATGAAGCCTGCGAAGTCGCCGATAAAATGCTCTTTAGTTTGGGTAAACCAGAAGTTATCAAAACAGCTTGCCAAAAAAGTAAGATTGGTAAACACTTACCCACAGCCTTATATGTTCATGTTTCCGCATTAGCAGAACTCGATCCACTTTTACGCACTTATGAAGGTTGCGCCAGTCGTACTATCGGGCGGATGGATGGTGCAACCTTAATTAAATTCCATACCAATAAACCGAAAATTTCTTATCTATTTTATCCCGATTTTGATACTGATCCGCATCCAGCATTACACACCAGTATGCAAATTGACTTGCAGGATTTAAAGGTGAGATATCGAGATTATAGTAAATCTGAAAATCCGCCAATATTGCATCGTAAAGAGACCTTTGTTACACCTAATTATCCTCTGTACGAACAATTTGCCCAACTCACAATTGAGGAAGAAGCAGCAGGACTATTAGAAAATACCAGTGACATCGGTACTCGCGACGGTTGGCAAAATAGATTAACCCAACACCAAGTAGAAATTAGAGAACATCAAGTTTATAACAAACAAAGAACAGTGAGCAACGATCAGTAAACCTTTTGTATAAGTTTATCAATCTTGTAATTCATCTGGGTTTATCTGCGTTTATCTGCGGTTAATTTGCGTTCTAAAACCAAATCATTATTTGTGCAAGAAGTCTAGTCATCAGCAACCAACAACCAAGCCTATAAAACTTCAACAATTCCTGTCGCCCCATCAATCCTAACTCGCTGACCATCTTGTAAAAACTGAGTAGCATTGTGAACATCCATCACCGCAGGAATACCATACTCCCGCGCCATGATCGCACCATGAGAAAGTCTTCCCCCCACCTCTGCAATTAACCCACCAGCACGAGCTAATATTGGAGCCCAACCAGAATCAGTATAAGGTACTACTATAATTGTTTCTCGGTCAATCTCTGCAATTGCTTGGAAATTTTGCAGCACCTTAATTTTACCTTCTACCTGCCCAGGACTAGCACCAATACCTTGCAGTTTATTTCTAGCTTGCTGATTGCTGGTATTAAAATTAGCAACTGATGGCGTATTACCATAAATTAAAGCAGGTATATTAGTTATTTGACCATCTTGTTCTAATTGCGATCGCCTGCGTCTTATCAACTCAGATATCCCATCTGCTAATTCTAAATCTGCACCCGCAATCAACAGACTAATTTCAGCTAACTTTAAGTAAAAGATATCTCCTTCCTCAGACAACAAAGCTGACTCTAACCATAACTTCTCTAACTGCACAAAACACCAGCGCAACTCAGCTAATAAATGACTATAAATCTCAGTAACTTTTCCCTTGAGAGTAAACCGCTTCTGTACTAACTGAACTTTCCAATCTTGGTTTTTCCTGCCTTTCTGCGGTTCATTTTCTGCTATCTTACCCGTAGCAAGAAACTGTGCAAATAATTCTCGCACAGGTCGAGGGTCTTCTTTCCAAGTAGGCACAGCAATATCAGTACCTACCTCACTCAGATATCCATACTGATTTAACCATTGATCAAATCGTTCTAATATACACTCACCATCAGGTATTTCCGCAAGTGTGGCGAATAAAATTGAACCTTCGGAAGTACGTTCACGAGTAGGTAATAAATGACGCGCATCATTAGCTAATTCTAAAAGCGATCGCATTGATGCAACTTCTGGCGTTTGGCTATTATCCAACTCCTCATCTTTAACCTTCCAGACCGCTTGCCGTAACGCTGCACTCAAGGGAGCCATAATACTATAATAAGTACCCCGCTTCAGTACCTCCAAAATCATCTCTATTCTTTCTAATAGCGCAACGGGAGATAACTCAGATGCGGGTTGATTGCTTAACTTACTTAAAGTTGGAGCAAAATAACGTTCGTAATCTCGTTGAAAATCTGCCTCTAACTTTAGTTCCCGACGCAGTAAACGAATTAATCCTGGTGTGCTTTTTAAAGTAGCACTTAAAGGTGGTTTACTAAACTTTGCACCTCTAGTCAGAAACTCTAAACTTTCCGGTGGCAAACCCATTCTTAAAAATATCTGCCCTAAGAGAGAAGCATTAAAATAAGCGCGGGAATAATGCAACGTCGCAGTTTGATTAAAATCTAATTTCTCAGCACGATTATTTAAAACTAAGGTAAAAATCTCTCCCCAAACCCCACAAGTAAGCGGACGATTAATTGACCAAGTAAGCGGACGAATTAACCCAGGAATTACTTCTGCGGCAATTTTACGAGTCCAAATTGGCTGCAAAGTCGTAATTGGGCGTGATTGCAACAACCATAAAGTTTGACCGTCATAACTCCATTCAATATCTTGCGGTGTACCGAGATAACGTGCTTCTAATTGACGCGCTAGATAAGCAACTTGTTGAATTAATCGAGGTGGTACATCTCCATCACCTTCAACTGGTAGTTCTAAATTATCTGGTATTACCCAAGACGG
This region of Oculatellaceae cyanobacterium genomic DNA includes:
- the dndD gene encoding DNA sulfur modification protein DndD; the protein is MIFIQLVLQNFGPYLGRQEINLRPETNNETRPIILFGGMNGGGKTTLMDAIRLALYGQRAQCSTRGNLSYPDFLTQCVNRNTPPTEKARIELAFEIIEDGKPKILRIVRYWTPDPKDGKDVLGILENDEWKDQALTNTWDQYIENLLPIGISSLFLFDGEQVKELAEMETPPPVVVEAIQSLLGLELSERLSADLDILASRKRKELATTKELTTLEEIEQKLKQHNEELDAAKQELSSLNNELYQADRKQREAQDKFLSEGGKIASDRNRLEKQQNYFIEQRENVREVMRELAAGALPLALISPILTQAQFQAEKESRQQQAKIAQDILKERDNKLLDYITKLSLDNTEFDKIKNFIALENQQLEQEIAVDTQPWLLADKEEINQLNNILYAINTAEFRASEKQAELKKLEIEIDALERQINSAASPEAYQQLKDAVITTQNEAAKVKAAHETVKRRCEELKRAIAQIKKELESYADESLKSANNQHIINSIAKVKDTLKLFKEKLTLKKLNKLEMEVTECFRYLLHKSDLVHRVAIDTKTFALSIYDPKGQPVPKHRLSAGEKQLLAIAFLWGLARVSGRHLPVAIDTPLGRLDSSHRQNLVERYFPTASHQVILLSTDTEIGKVEVEQLRENSAIAREYLLKYNSSERQTVVELGYFW
- a CDS encoding DNA phosphorothioation-associated putative methyltransferase yields the protein MVASLPEPPEIERHRAAIVRTDISRPVRMAIEAEILTADKTFFDYGCGHGGDIDRTTERGYTSAGWDPYYRPDSPLIPSDIVNLGFVLNVIEDSEERRDSLCKAWELTQQVLIVATQVLVHDRNIKQTPYNDGIITCRNTFQKYYDQEELKQYIDDALGVDAVPVTLGVYFVFRDEKAKESFRASRFRSRLYTPRVRRPVKRFEECEEQLQPLMEFVSDRGRLPVKHELPAEPELVAEFGSIKSAFKVILQATNEEDWDVIAYRRSLDIQVYLALTQFSKRPKLKQLAPELQHDIKAFFGNYDEACEVADKMLFSLGKPEVIKTACQKSKIGKHLPTALYVHVSALAELDPLLRTYEGCASRTIGRMDGATLIKFHTNKPKISYLFYPDFDTDPHPALHTSMQIDLQDLKVRYRDYSKSENPPILHRKETFVTPNYPLYEQFAQLTIEEEAAGLLENTSDIGTRDGWQNRLTQHQVEIREHQVYNKQRTVSNDQ
- the dndB gene encoding DNA sulfur modification protein DndB; this encodes MLSTSFEYVLPVIRGIQAGREYYVSMCPVRLLPKLLPLDDREVPAELRTHRLVNRNRIPEITAYILNNPKNYTFSAITASIDADIKFEPIGTEAEGRKIGRLRVPMDAKFTINDGNHRRAAFELALKENPDLGFETIALILFLDIGLEHSQQIFTDLNRYAVDPDTSLNILYDHRNQTANLTRAVIKKVPVFRNLTDTERSTLSSRSGKLFTLSSIYNATSALLVNSQEIELQQQVELAVSYWNAVSSYIPDWELVLQKQVSASEIRQDYLHCHSVALAALGEVGGKLRSHYPENWELRLAGLRQIDWSRSNPDWQGHILSSGGISKSRSSVSWMCGYIKKFVDLPLSVK
- a CDS encoding DGQHR domain-containing protein — encoded protein: MNNPASDIASQILERENQEKQALALLLDRYLARNDQILVQKIEMGGSEAYIGSATLEWFARRVRYASQLPLLRQKFNPDTKNVEIDAESIEEIQQRPLDWSRQASLAQYLAARKNHKFPPVLVVINQPWVDNPKANQWDANQRALQPATEFTPLDKDGNVGLLDVSTDVTIFALDGQHRLMGVQGLMELIQTGKLPRYKKDKKPSGAVITIDDLRQEYQIEASYLQNLAKEKIGIEFISAVVPGENYEEARRRVRSIFVHVNLMAVPLSKGQLAQLDEDDGFSIVARKVAVTHPLLKDISGRNPRVNWDSATVAAKSTVLTTLQALKEMSERYLQHKFPHWKLEKKGLIPMRPEDEELETGIKEFKLLFDNLTNLFSFQRLERGEETPELRRFSFEKGGGDGNILFRPVGQVALAQALGILVFKKKLSVKDIFDKLQKYDADGGFSGMEFPESIWYGVLYDPNKKRVSVAGKDLAARLIVYLLGGVDDDMERAEIRRAVADARTIENQAMGFNGKFVEPRKVGLPSVLS
- the dndC gene encoding DNA phosphorothioation system sulfurtransferase DndC, translated to MEHLVMTEIQQQISLFPSRSINELVEDIELLTKEIQELYCQDEIPFVIGWSGGKDSTCVLQLIWNAIAALPVEKRHKTIHVITNDTLVENPIVSAWVRNSLDRMKASAQQQKMPIETHLTHPAVEDTFWVCLIGKGYPAPRNRFRWCTERLKIKPTDSFIRAVIRDSGEVILVLGTRKAESTKRAANMAKHSEGRVRDRININPSRPNSVIYLPIEDWRTDEVWLYLMQWQNPWGNNNKDLFVMYRGATADNECPLVIDTSTPSCGDSRFGCWVCTLVNKDKSMEAMIQNDEEKEWMQPLLDIRNELDIENDRDRRDFRRIYGKVELFVRDVDGESSVSTIPGPYLKKWREHWLRKVLEAQTEARQTAPVEMRDVTLITLEELSEIRRIWLEEKHEFDDSLPRIYKEATGEEFQDTRLGAERKLIGTDEWEVLTEICDDDVMHLELMARLLDTERQHIKTRRGIYDNLVRCFETSSRNREEAIQNAHDKRDLKGAVAQGDVDKVKQLTWGSIKFGEPNIDEIDD
- a CDS encoding GxxExxY protein codes for the protein MRIALAHELRKAGLGVKQQYQIKVYYDGIVVGNYEADLLVENSVILELKAVKNLTDRDEAQCVSYLKASKLKIGLLINFGNPKAEIKRIVNKF
- a CDS encoding HNH endonuclease, which translates into the protein MSLGQQQENKDLAYYSYCFSKLNVYKNNKKGGVALNQPILLLCVIDLISQGFIQDKYIYHSEKLITHFNTYWNLLVNQPLKQHSFPLPFWHLKNAEGKFWHLHYTSEDRDRPQTIDKLREVVDYAYIDEELFVLLQDKDARQELIDVLISIWFSAKDQQIDEVLKINQDFSTTEDDDLQITSNSSSLDNKPRFYLKKAVVRDAFFRKAIVHIYDYRCAFCRIRVTRSLSQSIVDGAHIKKFSEFYDSREDNGISLCKNHHWAFDQGWFTINNDYKIIVANDLEEESPHSKPIKAFHGETILLPNAEKYFPRIEAIEWHREIVFGRNKKWNI
- the dndE gene encoding DNA sulfur modification protein DndE, which codes for MEPPINTIKLSQTAKDQLTKLKRFTKIDQWNILCRWAFCRSLAEPTIPSPVPIITDSNVEMTWRVFGGELADILIIALKQRCHNDGLGTDKETLATQFRLHLHRGIGYLAGDQTIKKIEDLIDVAIHPQR